A single window of Methylobacterium nodulans ORS 2060 DNA harbors:
- the rplX gene encoding 50S ribosomal protein L24 — MAAKVKKGDTVVVLTGRDKGRSGEVIQVMPKENRALVRGVNLVKRHQRQTQAQEGGIISKEAAIDLSNLAVADPKDGKPTRVGFRILEDGRKVRFAKRSGDLIDG; from the coding sequence ATGGCCGCGAAGGTGAAGAAGGGCGACACGGTGGTCGTCCTGACCGGGCGCGACAAGGGCCGCTCCGGCGAAGTGATCCAGGTGATGCCGAAGGAGAACCGCGCGCTCGTCCGCGGCGTGAACCTCGTCAAGCGCCACCAGCGTCAGACCCAGGCGCAGGAGGGCGGCATCATCTCGAAGGAAGCTGCGATCGACCTGTCGAACCTCGCGGTCGCCGACCCGAAGGACGGCAAGCCCACCCGGGTCGGGTTCCGCATCCTGGAGGACGGGCGCAAGGTGCGCTTCGCGAAGCGCTCGGGAGATCTGATCGATGGCTGA
- the rplQ gene encoding 50S ribosomal protein L17 has product MRHGFRGRRFNRTVEHRKAMFANMSAALIKHEQIITTLPKAKDLRPVVEKLITLGKRGDLHARRQAIAQIRDEAMVKKLFEVLGPRYQTRPGGYCRIMKAGFRYGDNAPMAVIEFVDRDVNARGQDSGPTQAAASQTEAA; this is encoded by the coding sequence ATGCGTCACGGCTTCCGGGGCCGCCGGTTCAACCGCACGGTCGAGCATCGCAAGGCGATGTTCGCCAACATGTCGGCCGCGCTGATCAAGCACGAGCAGATCATCACCACCCTGCCGAAGGCCAAGGACCTGCGTCCGGTGGTCGAGAAGCTGATCACGCTCGGCAAGCGGGGCGACCTGCATGCCCGCCGCCAGGCCATCGCGCAGATCCGCGACGAGGCCATGGTCAAGAAGCTGTTCGAGGTGCTGGGTCCGCGCTACCAGACCCGTCCGGGCGGCTATTGCCGCATCATGAAGGCCGGCTTCCGCTACGGCGACAACGCCCCGATGGCGGTGATCGAGTTCGTGGACCGCGACGTCAACGCCCGCGGCCAGGATTCCGGCCCGACCCAGGCGGCCGCCTCCCAGACCGAGGCCGCGTAA
- the rplE gene encoding 50S ribosomal protein L5, with protein sequence MAEARKDGYTPRLKKHYDEVVRAKMIQEFGYTNPMQVPTIEKITINMGVGESTQDSKKASIAAEDLGLIAGQKPVITRARKAIATFKVRENMPIGCKVTLRRQRMYEFMDRLITIALPRVRDFRGLNPKSFDGRGNYALGLREHLVFPEINYDKAQNAWGMDIVVTTTAKTDAEARALLKHFNFPFRQ encoded by the coding sequence ATGGCTGAGGCGCGCAAGGACGGCTACACGCCGCGGCTCAAGAAGCACTACGACGAGGTCGTGCGTGCGAAGATGATCCAGGAGTTCGGCTACACGAACCCCATGCAGGTGCCCACGATCGAGAAGATCACGATCAACATGGGCGTGGGCGAGTCGACCCAGGATTCCAAGAAGGCCTCGATCGCCGCCGAGGATCTCGGCCTGATCGCCGGCCAGAAGCCGGTGATCACCCGGGCCCGCAAGGCCATCGCGACCTTCAAGGTCCGCGAGAACATGCCGATCGGCTGCAAGGTCACGCTGCGCAGGCAGCGCATGTACGAGTTCATGGACCGGCTGATCACCATCGCGCTGCCGCGCGTGCGCGACTTCCGGGGCCTGAATCCGAAGTCGTTCGACGGGCGCGGCAACTACGCGCTGGGCCTGCGCGAGCACCTCGTGTTCCCGGAGATCAACTACGACAAGGCGCAGAATGCCTGGGGCATGGACATCGTCGTCACCACGACGGCGAAGACCGATGCCGAGGCCCGCGCCCTGCTGAAGCACTTCAACTTCCCGTTCCGGCAGTGA
- the secY gene encoding preprotein translocase subunit SecY, which translates to MASAAEQLAANLNFGAIAKAEELKKRIWFTLGALIVYRLGTYIPLPGIDPDALRQSFANAQGGVLGLFNMFSGGAVERMAIFALNIMPYISASIIVQLLTSVLPSLEALKKEGESGRKVLNQYTRYLTVVLAVFQAWGIAVGLQSSGGIVQEPGPFFAISTVITLTGGTLFLMWIGEQITSRGIGNGSSLIIFAGIVAHLPSAIAGTLELGRQGALSTAVILGVAVMAAAVVYFIVFMERAQRRLLINYPKRQVGNRMYEGQTSFMPLKLNTPGVIPPIFASSLLLLPATAASFQTDPNGTGIVATLATYLGHGRPLYMILYAALIIFFAFFYTAVVFNPQETAENLKKHGGFIPGIRPGERTAEYIDKVLSRITVIGAAYLTLICLIPEILVSYASLPFYFGGTSLLIVVSVTMDTVAQVHGHLLAHQYEGLVKKAKLRGARRR; encoded by the coding sequence ATGGCCTCTGCAGCCGAGCAGCTCGCCGCCAACCTGAACTTCGGCGCCATCGCCAAGGCGGAGGAGCTCAAGAAGCGCATCTGGTTCACCCTCGGCGCCCTCATCGTCTACCGGCTCGGGACCTACATCCCGCTGCCGGGCATCGACCCCGACGCGCTCCGGCAGAGCTTCGCCAATGCGCAGGGCGGCGTGCTCGGGCTGTTCAACATGTTCTCGGGCGGGGCGGTCGAGCGCATGGCGATCTTCGCGCTCAACATCATGCCCTACATCTCGGCCTCGATCATCGTGCAACTCCTGACCTCGGTGCTGCCCTCCCTCGAGGCGCTGAAGAAGGAGGGCGAGTCGGGCCGCAAGGTGCTCAACCAGTACACCCGCTACCTCACGGTTGTGCTCGCCGTCTTCCAGGCCTGGGGCATCGCGGTCGGCCTGCAGAGTTCCGGCGGCATCGTTCAGGAGCCCGGGCCGTTCTTCGCCATCTCCACGGTGATCACGCTCACGGGCGGCACCCTGTTCCTGATGTGGATCGGCGAGCAGATCACCTCGCGGGGCATCGGCAACGGTTCCTCGCTGATCATCTTCGCGGGCATCGTTGCGCATCTGCCCTCCGCCATTGCGGGCACGCTCGAACTCGGCCGTCAGGGCGCGCTCTCGACCGCCGTGATCCTCGGCGTCGCCGTCATGGCCGCGGCGGTGGTCTACTTCATCGTGTTCATGGAACGCGCGCAGCGCCGTCTCCTGATCAACTACCCGAAGCGCCAGGTCGGCAACCGCATGTATGAGGGCCAGACCTCGTTCATGCCGCTCAAGCTCAACACGCCGGGCGTGATCCCGCCGATCTTCGCCTCCTCGCTGCTGCTGCTGCCCGCCACGGCGGCGAGCTTCCAGACCGATCCGAACGGCACCGGCATCGTCGCCACGCTGGCGACCTATCTGGGCCATGGCCGGCCGCTCTACATGATCCTGTATGCGGCGCTGATCATCTTCTTCGCCTTCTTCTACACGGCGGTGGTGTTCAACCCGCAGGAGACGGCCGAGAACCTCAAGAAGCATGGCGGCTTCATCCCGGGGATCCGGCCCGGCGAGCGCACCGCGGAATACATCGACAAGGTGCTGAGCCGCATCACCGTGATCGGCGCCGCCTACCTCACCCTGATCTGTCTGATCCCGGAGATCCTGGTCTCCTACGCCTCGCTGCCCTTCTACTTCGGCGGAACCTCGCTCCTGATCGTGGTCTCGGTCACGATGGATACGGTTGCTCAAGTTCACGGCCATCTTCTGGCGCACCAGTACGAGGGCCTGGTGAAGAAGGCGAAGCTCCGCGGGGCCCGGCGTCGTTAG
- the rpsQ gene encoding 30S ribosomal protein S17, whose product MPKRVLQGVVISDKQDKTVVVKVERRFTHPVMKKTVRRSKNYHAHDENNVAKVGQTVFIEESRPYSKLKTWKLVEGGAEAVASEA is encoded by the coding sequence ATGCCGAAGCGCGTGCTGCAGGGCGTCGTCATCAGCGACAAGCAGGACAAGACCGTGGTGGTCAAGGTGGAGCGCCGCTTCACCCACCCGGTGATGAAGAAGACCGTGCGCCGGTCGAAGAACTACCACGCCCACGACGAGAACAACGTGGCCAAGGTCGGCCAGACGGTGTTCATCGAGGAGTCGCGGCCCTATTCCAAGCTCAAGACCTGGAAGCTGGTCGAGGGCGGGGCCGAGGCGGTCGCCAGCGAGGCGTAA
- the rpsK gene encoding 30S ribosomal protein S11, with product MAKEATRVRRRERKNIVSGVAHVNASFNNTMITITDAQGNTISWSSAGAMGFKGSRKSTPYAAQVAAEDAGRKAAEHGMRTLEVEVSGPGSGRESALRALQAAGFTVTSIRDVTPIPHNGCRPRKRRRV from the coding sequence ATGGCCAAGGAAGCTACCCGCGTCCGCCGTCGCGAACGCAAGAACATCGTCTCCGGCGTCGCGCATGTGAACGCCTCGTTCAACAACACGATGATCACCATCACGGATGCGCAGGGGAACACGATCTCCTGGTCGTCCGCGGGCGCGATGGGCTTCAAGGGTTCGCGCAAGTCGACCCCCTATGCCGCCCAGGTCGCGGCGGAAGATGCGGGCCGCAAGGCGGCCGAGCACGGCATGCGCACCCTGGAGGTTGAGGTTTCCGGCCCCGGCTCGGGCCGCGAATCGGCTCTCCGCGCGCTGCAGGCTGCGGGCTTCACGGTGACGTCGATCCGCGACGTGACGCCGATCCCGCACAATGGCTGCCGGCCGCGCAAGCGCCGCCGCGTCTGA
- the rpsH gene encoding 30S ribosomal protein S8 produces the protein MITDPVGDMLTRIRNGQQRRRNVVQTPGSKLRARILDVLKAEGYIRDYATTDYGNGRTEFAIELKYHDGAPVIRSIERVSKPGRRVYSSVDTLPRVADGLGITIVSTPLGVMADHEARERNVGGEVLCKVF, from the coding sequence ATGATCACCGATCCCGTGGGCGATATGCTCACCCGCATCCGCAACGGCCAGCAGCGCCGCCGCAACGTCGTGCAGACGCCGGGCTCCAAGCTCCGCGCCCGCATCCTCGACGTGCTCAAGGCCGAGGGCTACATCCGCGACTACGCCACGACCGATTACGGCAACGGGCGCACCGAGTTCGCGATCGAGCTGAAGTACCACGACGGCGCGCCCGTGATCCGCTCCATCGAGCGCGTCTCGAAGCCCGGCCGCCGGGTCTATTCGTCGGTCGATACCCTGCCGCGCGTCGCTGACGGCTTAGGCATCACCATCGTGTCCACTCCGCTGGGCGTCATGGCCGACCACGAGGCGCGCGAGCGCAACGTCGGCGGCGAGGTGCTCTGCAAGGTCTTCTGA
- the rpsM gene encoding 30S ribosomal protein S13, with protein MARIAGVNIPTNKRVVIALQYIHGIGPKKAEEITEKVGIPAERRVNQLTDAEVLQIREAIDRDYIVEGDLRREVAMNIKRLMDLGCYRGLRHRRNLPVRGQRTHTNARTRKGKAKPIAGKKK; from the coding sequence GTGGCCCGTATCGCAGGCGTCAACATCCCGACCAACAAGCGCGTCGTCATCGCGCTCCAGTACATCCACGGCATCGGCCCCAAGAAGGCCGAGGAGATCACCGAGAAGGTGGGGATCCCGGCCGAGCGCCGCGTGAACCAGCTCACGGACGCCGAGGTGCTGCAGATCCGCGAGGCCATCGACCGCGACTACATCGTGGAAGGCGACCTGCGCCGCGAGGTCGCGATGAACATCAAGCGCCTGATGGATCTCGGCTGCTACCGTGGCCTGCGCCACCGCCGCAACCTGCCGGTGCGCGGCCAGCGCACGCACACCAACGCCCGCACCCGCAAGGGCAAGGCGAAGCCGATCGCCGGCAAGAAGAAGTGA
- the rplR gene encoding 50S ribosomal protein L18 — protein MSRKIDLLDRRRARVRRAIRAAANGRPRLSVFRSSKQIYVQVIDDANGRTLAAASSLDKDLRARLKTGADKAAAAEVGKLVAERAKAAGVTKVIFDRSGYLYHGRVKALADAAREGGLDF, from the coding sequence ATGTCACGCAAAATCGACCTGCTCGACCGGCGCCGCGCGCGCGTCCGCCGGGCGATCCGCGCGGCGGCGAACGGGCGCCCGCGCCTCTCGGTGTTCCGCTCCTCGAAGCAGATCTACGTTCAGGTCATCGACGACGCGAACGGCCGCACGCTGGCGGCCGCGTCGAGCCTGGACAAGGACCTGCGCGCCCGCCTCAAGACCGGTGCCGACAAGGCGGCGGCGGCGGAGGTCGGCAAGCTCGTGGCCGAGCGCGCCAAGGCGGCCGGGGTCACCAAGGTGATCTTCGACCGCTCCGGCTACCTCTACCATGGCCGCGTGAAGGCGCTCGCCGATGCGGCCCGCGAGGGCGGCCTGGATTTCTGA
- the rplO gene encoding 50S ribosomal protein L15 gives MKLNEIRDNEGATKNRMRVGRGIGSGKGKTAGRGVKGQKARTGVAIKGFEGGQMPLHRRLPKRGFTNPGATDLNEVNIGRIQQAVDAGKLDPSAPVTVEALLAAGIVSRVRDGVKILGVGELSAKLTFQVARASKSAVAAIEKAGGSVTQSLAATDGAVASA, from the coding sequence ATGAAGCTGAACGAAATTCGCGACAACGAAGGCGCGACCAAGAACCGGATGCGCGTCGGGCGCGGCATCGGCTCGGGCAAGGGCAAGACCGCGGGCCGCGGCGTGAAGGGCCAGAAGGCCCGCACCGGCGTGGCGATCAAGGGCTTCGAGGGCGGTCAGATGCCGCTCCACCGGCGCCTGCCGAAGCGCGGCTTCACCAATCCGGGGGCGACCGACCTCAACGAGGTCAATATCGGCCGCATCCAGCAGGCGGTCGATGCCGGCAAGCTCGATCCCTCTGCTCCGGTGACGGTCGAGGCGCTGCTCGCCGCGGGCATCGTCTCGCGGGTGCGCGACGGCGTGAAGATCCTGGGCGTCGGCGAGCTCAGCGCGAAGCTGACCTTCCAGGTCGCCCGCGCGTCGAAGTCCGCGGTCGCCGCGATCGAGAAGGCCGGCGGGTCGGTGACCCAGTCGCTCGCCGCGACCGACGGCGCGGTTGCGTCGGCGTAA
- the rpsN gene encoding 30S ribosomal protein S14, with protein sequence MAKKSKIERNKQRRELVKRYAPKREALLATANDESLPMEERFEARLKLAELPRNANPTRIRNRCEMTGRPRAFYRKLGISRVALRELGSRGMIPGLVKSSW encoded by the coding sequence ATGGCAAAGAAGAGCAAGATCGAGAGAAACAAGCAGCGGCGGGAGCTGGTGAAGCGCTACGCGCCCAAGCGCGAAGCGCTGCTCGCCACGGCGAACGACGAGTCGCTGCCGATGGAGGAGCGCTTCGAGGCGCGCCTCAAGCTGGCGGAGCTGCCCCGCAACGCCAATCCCACCCGCATCCGCAACCGCTGCGAGATGACGGGCCGTCCCCGCGCCTTCTACCGCAAGCTCGGCATTTCGCGTGTCGCGCTGCGCGAGCTCGGTTCGCGCGGGATGATCCCGGGCCTCGTGAAGTCCAGCTGGTGA
- the rplP gene encoding 50S ribosomal protein L16 yields the protein MLQPKKTKFRKQFKGRIHGAAKGGTDLNFGSYGLKALEPERVTARQIEAARRAITREMKRQGRVWIRIFPDVPVTQKPTEVRMGSGKGSPEYWAARVHPGRVMFEIDGVAEDIAREALRLGAAKLPVRTRFIQRIVD from the coding sequence ATGCTGCAACCCAAGAAGACGAAGTTCCGCAAGCAGTTCAAGGGCCGCATCCACGGCGCCGCGAAGGGCGGGACGGATCTGAACTTCGGCTCCTACGGCCTCAAGGCCCTGGAGCCCGAGCGTGTCACCGCGCGCCAGATCGAGGCGGCCCGCCGCGCGATCACCCGCGAGATGAAGCGCCAGGGCCGCGTGTGGATCCGGATCTTCCCGGACGTCCCCGTGACCCAGAAGCCGACCGAGGTCCGGATGGGCTCCGGAAAGGGCTCGCCCGAATACTGGGCGGCCCGTGTCCACCCGGGCCGGGTCATGTTCGAGATCGACGGCGTCGCCGAGGACATCGCCCGCGAGGCGCTGCGGCTCGGCGCCGCCAAGCTGCCGGTCCGCACGCGCTTCATTCAGCGCATCGTGGACTGA
- the rplN gene encoding 50S ribosomal protein L14: MIQMQTNLDVADNSGARRVMCIKVLGGSKRKYAGVGDIIVVSVKEAIPRGRVKKGDVMKAVVVRTAKDVRRPDGSVIRFDRNAAVLINNQKEPIGTRIFGPVPRELRARNHMKIISLAPEVL, encoded by the coding sequence GTGATCCAGATGCAGACGAATCTGGACGTCGCCGACAATTCCGGCGCGCGTCGCGTAATGTGCATCAAGGTGCTCGGCGGATCCAAGCGCAAGTACGCCGGCGTCGGCGACATCATCGTGGTGTCGGTGAAGGAGGCGATTCCGCGGGGCCGCGTGAAGAAGGGCGACGTCATGAAGGCGGTCGTCGTGCGCACCGCCAAGGACGTGCGCCGTCCGGACGGGTCGGTGATCCGCTTCGACCGCAACGCCGCGGTGCTGATCAACAATCAGAAGGAGCCGATCGGGACCCGCATCTTCGGGCCGGTGCCGCGCGAGCTGCGCGCCCGCAACCACATGAAGATCATCTCGCTCGCCCCGGAGGTGCTGTGA
- a CDS encoding adenylate kinase produces MRIILLGPPGAGKGTQSARIVEQFGIPQLSTGDMLRAAVAARTPVGLQAKSIMESGGLVPDEVVVGIVADRIDEADARKGFILDGFPRTVAQAKALDAMLAAKGLSLDAVIEFRVDEEALLGRIAKRAAETLARGEAVRKDDTPEVFKTRLDAYRSQTAPVSDYYAQTGLLRPIDGMAPIDDVSRAVEVLLRGLQPVSA; encoded by the coding sequence ATGCGGATCATTCTCCTCGGCCCGCCGGGCGCCGGGAAGGGCACGCAGTCGGCACGGATCGTCGAGCAGTTCGGGATCCCCCAGCTCTCGACCGGCGACATGCTGCGGGCCGCCGTCGCGGCGCGCACGCCCGTCGGCCTCCAGGCCAAGAGCATCATGGAGAGCGGCGGGCTGGTTCCGGACGAGGTGGTGGTCGGCATCGTGGCGGACCGCATCGACGAGGCGGATGCCCGCAAGGGCTTCATCCTCGACGGCTTTCCGCGCACCGTCGCGCAGGCGAAGGCCCTCGATGCGATGCTTGCGGCCAAGGGCCTCAGCCTCGACGCCGTGATCGAGTTCAGGGTGGACGAGGAGGCCCTCCTCGGGCGCATTGCCAAGCGGGCCGCCGAGACCCTCGCCCGCGGCGAGGCGGTGCGCAAGGATGATACGCCGGAGGTGTTCAAGACCCGGCTCGACGCCTATCGCAGCCAGACCGCGCCGGTCTCGGACTACTACGCGCAGACCGGTCTCCTGCGGCCGATCGACGGCATGGCCCCGATCGACGACGTCAGCCGTGCGGTCGAGGTGCTGCTGCGCGGCCTGCAGCCGGTTTCGGCATGA
- the rpsE gene encoding 30S ribosomal protein S5, whose translation MAREREGRRRDDREERDSEFVDRLVHINRVAKVVKGGRRFGFAALVVVGDQKGRVGFGHGKAREVPEAIRKATEAAKRGLVRVALREGRTLHHDVAGRHGAGKVILRAAPQGTGIIAGGPMRAVFESLGMQDVVAKSLGSSNPYNLIRATFDALKREDSPRAVAARRGLKVSTLQARRRDAEPGADAADAA comes from the coding sequence ATGGCACGTGAACGTGAAGGTCGTCGCCGCGACGACCGCGAGGAGCGCGACAGCGAGTTCGTGGACCGGCTGGTCCACATCAACCGCGTCGCCAAGGTGGTGAAGGGCGGCCGGCGCTTCGGCTTCGCGGCGCTCGTGGTCGTGGGTGACCAGAAGGGCCGCGTCGGTTTCGGCCACGGCAAGGCCCGCGAGGTGCCCGAGGCGATCCGCAAGGCCACCGAGGCGGCCAAGCGCGGCCTCGTCCGCGTGGCGCTCCGCGAGGGCCGCACGCTCCACCACGACGTCGCCGGCCGTCACGGCGCCGGCAAGGTCATCCTGCGCGCCGCGCCCCAGGGCACCGGCATCATCGCGGGCGGCCCGATGCGCGCCGTGTTCGAGTCTCTCGGCATGCAGGACGTGGTGGCGAAGTCGCTCGGCTCGTCGAACCCCTACAACCTGATCCGCGCCACCTTCGACGCCCTCAAGCGCGAGGACTCGCCGCGGGCGGTCGCGGCGCGCCGCGGCCTCAAGGTCTCGACCCTCCAGGCCCGCCGCCGCGATGCGGAGCCGGGCGCCGACGCGGCCGACGCGGCGTAA
- the rpmD gene encoding 50S ribosomal protein L30, producing MAEKTLRVQQIGSPIRREASQRQTLIGLKLNKLHRIAELPDTPSVRGMIAKVHHLVRVLDDAA from the coding sequence ATGGCAGAGAAGACCCTGCGGGTTCAGCAGATCGGTTCGCCGATCCGCCGCGAGGCCAGCCAGCGCCAGACGCTGATCGGCCTCAAGCTGAACAAGCTCCACCGCATCGCCGAACTCCCGGACACCCCGTCCGTGCGCGGCATGATCGCGAAGGTGCATCACCTCGTGCGCGTCCTCGACGACGCGGCGTGA
- the rplF gene encoding 50S ribosomal protein L6 produces MSRVGKKPVPVPAGVTATVDGQTVKVKGSKGELQFRVPDQVAVTHENGAISVQPRSQTKEARALWGLSRAQVANLVEGVTKGFEKKLEINGVGYRAAVAGKVLKLSLGYSHDIEYEIPAGITITTPRPVEIIVAGIDKQRVGQIAAEIREYRSPEPYKGKGVKYADEFIFRKEGKKK; encoded by the coding sequence ATGTCCCGCGTAGGCAAGAAGCCCGTACCCGTCCCGGCCGGCGTCACCGCCACCGTCGATGGCCAGACCGTGAAGGTCAAGGGTTCGAAGGGCGAGCTGCAGTTCCGCGTGCCCGACCAGGTGGCGGTCACGCACGAGAACGGCGCAATCTCGGTCCAGCCCCGCTCGCAGACCAAGGAGGCCCGCGCGCTGTGGGGCCTCTCGCGCGCCCAGGTCGCCAACCTCGTCGAGGGTGTGACCAAGGGCTTCGAGAAGAAGCTGGAGATCAATGGCGTCGGCTACCGCGCCGCGGTCGCCGGCAAGGTGCTGAAGCTGTCCCTCGGCTACAGCCACGACATCGAGTACGAGATCCCGGCCGGGATCACGATCACGACCCCGCGTCCGGTCGAGATCATCGTGGCCGGCATCGACAAGCAGCGCGTCGGCCAGATCGCCGCGGAGATCCGCGAGTATCGCAGTCCCGAGCCCTACAAGGGCAAGGGCGTGAAGTACGCCGACGAGTTCATCTTCCGCAAGGAAGGCAAGAAGAAGTAA
- the rpmC gene encoding 50S ribosomal protein L29, giving the protein MKSTQRLSDLSAMSPDQLGEELVNLKKEQFNLRFQRATGQLENVARIREVRRDIARVRTLQRQKTLQAAQG; this is encoded by the coding sequence ATGAAGTCGACTCAGCGGCTGTCTGATCTGAGCGCGATGTCGCCCGATCAGCTCGGCGAGGAGCTCGTCAACCTGAAGAAGGAGCAGTTCAACCTGCGCTTCCAGCGGGCGACGGGCCAGCTTGAGAACGTCGCGCGCATCCGCGAGGTGCGCCGGGACATCGCCCGCGTCCGGACCCTGCAGCGCCAGAAGACGCTGCAGGCGGCGCAAGGCTAA
- a CDS encoding DNA-directed RNA polymerase subunit alpha — translation MVIQKNWQELIKPNKLEVAPGHDPKRIATVVAEPLERGFGTTLGNALRRVLLSSLQGAAVTSVHIDGVLHEFSSIPGVREDVTDIVLNIKTIAIRSSSDTPKRMTLRKTGPGLVTAGDISTIGDIQILNPDLVLCTLDEGAEIRMEFTVATGKGYVPADRNRPEDAPIGLIPVDALFSPVTKVSYRIENTREGQDLDKDKLTMTVETNGAVSPEDALAYAARIIQDQLQIFVNFEEPRKEEAAPLAPQLPFNPALLKKVDELELSVRSANCLKNDNIVYIGDLIQKTEAEMLRTPNFGRKSLNEIKEVLAAMGLHLGMDVPGWPPENIEDLAKRFEEHY, via the coding sequence GTGGTGATTCAGAAGAACTGGCAAGAGCTGATCAAGCCGAACAAGCTCGAAGTCGCCCCGGGGCACGACCCCAAGCGCATCGCGACCGTGGTGGCCGAGCCGCTTGAGCGCGGCTTCGGCACGACCCTCGGCAACGCGCTGCGCCGCGTGCTGCTGTCCTCGCTCCAGGGCGCGGCCGTGACCTCGGTCCATATCGACGGCGTGCTGCACGAATTCTCGTCGATCCCCGGCGTGCGCGAGGACGTCACCGACATCGTCCTCAACATCAAGACCATCGCGATCCGGTCGAGCAGCGACACGCCCAAGCGCATGACGCTGCGCAAGACCGGGCCGGGCCTCGTCACGGCGGGCGACATCAGCACGATCGGCGACATCCAGATCCTCAACCCCGATCTCGTGCTCTGCACGCTCGACGAAGGGGCGGAGATCCGCATGGAGTTCACGGTCGCCACCGGCAAGGGCTACGTCCCGGCCGACCGCAACCGGCCCGAGGACGCGCCGATCGGCCTCATCCCGGTCGACGCCCTGTTCTCGCCCGTCACCAAGGTGTCCTACCGCATCGAGAACACCCGCGAGGGCCAGGATCTCGACAAGGACAAGCTGACCATGACGGTCGAGACCAACGGCGCGGTCTCGCCGGAGGATGCGCTCGCCTACGCGGCCCGCATCATCCAGGATCAGCTCCAGATCTTCGTGAACTTCGAGGAGCCCCGCAAGGAGGAGGCCGCACCGCTTGCGCCGCAGCTCCCCTTCAACCCGGCGCTGCTCAAGAAGGTGGACGAACTCGAACTGTCGGTCCGCTCGGCGAACTGCCTGAAGAACGACAACATCGTCTATATCGGCGACCTCATCCAGAAGACGGAAGCCGAGATGCTGCGCACGCCGAATTTCGGCCGCAAGTCGCTCAACGAGATCAAGGAGGTGCTCGCCGCCATGGGCCTGCACCTCGGCATGGACGTTCCCGGCTGGCCGCCGGAGAACATCGAGGACCTCGCCAAGCGGTTCGAGGAGCACTACTGA